The Malus sylvestris chromosome 14, drMalSylv7.2, whole genome shotgun sequence genome segment GTGACAAGCTATGCATCTTTGATGGCACCCTCAGAGACCAGTACTATTTCTCTATTTGATAAGGAAGTGACTCGAAATGGTTCCCCCCCATGGAGAGAAGATGACAAAGATGGGCATTACATGTTTTCGCTTGGAGAGAATTTAACAACTCGCTGTAATTACACAATCAACGCATAATCTTATGTTCTTTTTAGACTTTTTTGTCTGGTTATTTAATCCTTGAATTTCTGATGTTTCAGTGGATATCAGTGTTGGCCAGTTTTCTAGCACAgttctttgaatgtttttttgtATCGTATTTTGCAAACTTTACAATTTTAGTTGTGGAGGTTAATtgttgttttcacttttttcaGACAAAATCCAGAGCAAAATGGGTGAAGGTACCTTTGGTCAGGTGTTGGAATGCTGGGACAGAGAAAAAAGGGAAATGGTTGCCATAAAAATTGTTCGTGGCATCAAGAAATATCGCGAAGCAGCAATGATAGAAATCGAAGTGCTGCAACAGCTTGGTAAACATGATAAAGGTGGCAATCGGTGAGTAGTTGTTTctaattttcaacttttttacTGACATGGagtgtttgaagaagctttTTCCTAAACTTTATTGCATTACTGGGTTGCTTTGTTAAATGGGTTCATTCCTTGCAGTTGTGTGCAATTACGGAACTGGTTTGACTATCGTAACCATATCTGTATTGTAAGTATTAGATTAATATGTGATGGATTGATTTCCCCAATTCACAAATAATTTGGGGGTTAAAACTTGTTCGTGAATTCAAATGGTTTTAACAGGTGTTTGAGAAGCTTGGACCAAGCTTATACGATTTTCTCAAGAAAAACAATTACCGCTCATTTCCGATTGACCTTGTCCGTGAGATTGGAAGACAACTGTTGGAATGTGTAGCATGTGTGTAGTTATACCTAAGCTAGTCTCTTTCAATCAATATATATTgcttttcttcatatttttgttACATTGTCGAGAGGGATAAATCAATTTGTtctatgattttttttcaatgcTATTGAAACTTCATTAAAAAATGCTGTATGAGCTGAGATACGCTCTTTTAAGTATTTTCCTGTAAATAGGCATACCAATCAAGATaggattggtttttttttttcccttgttGTCCTGCTTTCTGATGATATTCTGGTTTCTATGCAGTCATGCATGATCTTCGTCTTATTCATACCGACTTGAAGCCAGAGAATATACTCCTTGTTTCTCAGGATTATATTAAAGTTCCTGATTACAATAAGGTGGTTGCTGTTTTTTTAtaagtttctttgttttgttctcTTGGGCATTTGATCGTCTCTTATTTTTTAATCtctccctctttttcttttacTGGTGTGAATTCTCTAATGTTCTATCTATTACTGACCGCAGAGCTCATCTCGATCACCCAAAGATAGCTCCTATTTTAAGAGAGTACCAAAGTCGAGTGCTATTAAAGTTATTGATTTTGGTAGCACAACTTACGAGCGTCAAGATCAAACCTATATTGTATCAACACGGCATTACCGAGCACCAGAGGTTATTCTTGGTGGGTGTGAACTTAATGCGTACTGATGTCTTTGAGCTGTAAGCCTGTAAGTAcacaaaatttaattatttacgGTGATTTTGTAGGGCTGGGATGGACCTACCCTTGCGATGTATGGAGCATTGGTTGTATCCTGGTGGAGTTATGCACGGTTTGTCTGCTAACTATATGCTTTTTGTTGTCAATATCTTCATGTAAATAATACAAGCCATATTTATGATGCTTGTGCTGCTTGGTATAGGGTGAAGCCTTGTTCCAGACTCACGAGAATTTGGAGCACCTTGCCATGATGGAGCGGGTACTTGGTTCCCTACCCCAGCACATGTTGAAAAGAGCAGAGTAAGTTATCATAATATCTTTTgttcataatttatttttagcatGAAGTTGAATTCTtgcttatcctttctcgtggaAATTTACAGCCGACATGCTGAGAAGTATGTTAGAAGGGGTAGATTGGATTGGCCAGAGGGTGCAGCTTCTAGAGAGAGTATCAGAGCTGTTCAGAAGCTTCCTCGGCTCCAGGTGTGTATTTAACTTCCCTTGCGAATTTCTGTTACCTACTTGATGGACTGTTGGAGCTGCTTGATTTCGTGTTGGTACTACTTAAATGTTTAACTTTGTTGCTCATTTTTTCATTTTGCAGAATCTTGTAATGCAGCACGTAGACCATTCCGCCGGGGACCTTATTCACCTCTTGCAGGGTCTGCTTAGGTACGACCCCTCGGATAGGCTTTCCGCTCGCGAAGCCCTCCGACATTCTTTTTTCACGAAGGACAGCCTCAGGAGATGATTTTATTCTCGTTTGCGCTTCCAGCCGAGTGAAGTGTACATTGCGTCTGCGCCAAAATCGCGATAGGTATCGGCAATAACTTTCTGTAGATATCCAAATACAAACATTACTATTTACCGATTGATGGACATCCGTATGCTATTCGAGTTGCGCTGTACCTGCGGTTGATTTATGTAGTGTAGAAGTCTGCTAACCCAATTGTGCATTGTACAGAAGTGACATTTGGAATAATGAAGAAATAACTTGTTACTACATTATCCTGTTCGATGTGTTTTGGGCACCTTGTACGGTTGTACTGGGTTTGGTTTCTGCTGGCGTTTATGTAACCACAAAATATTAATGTTCTTATGAATAAATCATATTTTGTTACTAGtccaataaatttaaatttgccCAAATTAATCTAAAAAATTGTATTATTCCCAATTTATGTTGGTCTTTGATGATATAATCAAACTGCTTGAACAGATCAGCATATGATTTTTAATTGGATCAATACGATATTGTAGTTATTTAGTACTACCACTTATTAGTGaaagttttaggtttgatttttatcaaaggtaaatttgaatcatattactAATAACCCTTCTtaagtagataatatcgtttattaaaaaaaaaaaattacggtACTGCGTTTGCTTGCAAATCAAGATATATCCAAAGGCCTTCCTTAGTACCCAAGGAATCAGCTCCTACCATGGAAAGGAATCAGCTGTTCAAGTTAAATTGTTGTTActgctttgtttttgttttctgcgTAGTCCTAGCCCAAGTGAATTGGTGAAAATGCGTTCATCTGTCAACCATAATTTTTAGATGATCATTACTTCAAATTAATGGacattttgttctttttctaTGAATCTATGCAATCTTTGGAAGTTTCTGTGCTCTTATTCTGCTCCATCATTCTTTCAATATTTGGTGTTAAGTGGCCAGGGCAAACCCTGAAACTTTCATTATTTTAGGGTTCCCGTGTTTGCAAAATTGGTGATGCTAtccacacttatttttacttctcacacaacTATCTTAATTTTCGGTCATTGAatcgaataaattgaaaatCATGTACAATAACAATGGTGTGTGATAGGTAAACCTTGCAAAATAATCACCTGGTTTCTTTagaatttcttttttaatacgACCATTTACTGATGAGTTTGGCGAGCGAGAGGCGATGAGGGAGGAAGAAATCGAAACAGATTTCTGGGTGCGCGAAAGAGACGAAGGAGAAAGAGGTCGTCTGCCTTGTTTCGAgtgaaaaattgtttaaaatattaaaaaaaaaaaagaaaactaatgaaaagggtttgaaaactttgagttttaatgataaggacaaaataaaaagtaaagtgaatagtacaagaattgactttttagtgtaaaaatgtggtttttcgttaaagtgaatagtaccggaagctttttgttaaaattcccaaagaaaaatCCTACCTACTTCAATTTTTAGactaaatatgagttttaactcaAAACTTATTTTTTTGGGCCAACTTTGGTCAGGATTCCATACTGGGTTAGTGGCTAGCCCACCATCTTAAGAGTGGACACACCCAACAGAAGGCCAACGTAGAAGTTTCACGCGCCCCAATGCCATAACGCACCAGCGCTGCCAGGGCAAAGACCATACCCACGTGGGCTTCTTGGCCACAACAATGAGTCCAACGGTTCTTTGGTTTAATCGGACGGCGCAGATTCTAATGGACTTTTGGAAAACCAACGATCCAcattcaaatttatttaatttttagttttatatttataaattcattgaatccaatgACTGCAATCTAATATGattaaatctaacggtaaaaaagaATCTAACCATCGAAAATTAAATCCAAcgattaaaacaattaaaaaaattatttagatCAAAATTGACCCAAAAACTCTATGAAAACCTATGTATGTAaatcaaaattatttaaattaaaattgaccCAGAATTGTTTGAATTATATGTGGCTCGCgtgtttcatgtgttttatATGTGTTTCATGTgttatacatctctatcatgtgtttcacattctttcatgtgtttcatattctttcatagtgtttTATGGATTTTATGATATCGGTTTAgtgaatttttaatatttatcggaatctaaatatttttgtattaaaaaatgttcataaaattaaattaggatagtctacgtaatttttttttgaagttactttaaaaaaaattcctaaaTTCATTATGTAATAATCTCGAGCTAAAAATTTAATCTAGAAGAGTTGAAGTAGAAAAATTATTTCTAggttaaaaattttagattttaacccaAAGGTTTGAGATGGTCTAAGGTGACTCTTTCAAAAGTGGGACTCTTCATAAGTCCTCTACCACTTCATGTTTTTTGCATGATATTTTTAGCacgaaaattaatattaaactaTAAGTTAACAGAAAATCAATAGAgaatttcattttaaaatagTCTTCTCAACATTTCTCCGTATTAAAATCCAAAACAATCAGTATTAGTTGATCCCGAGGGTTCACACTAGGAAATCCCAAGAGGATCTCAGTCGTGTTCAAGAATCTTGGACCACAACCATGCTTACCTCCTGGGGCCTTGTCAACTCTTGGGAGTGTGCTAACATGTGTCTAGTAAAACTTAACATGTGTTTAACATTGTGCGGCAATACATTATGTTTGTCAGTGTAGGATTGATTAAAGGTCTTAAATAATATCAATCCATCCGGAGATATGGGGCGTTTAGAAGTACAGAAATCTCGATCGACACAAATATCGATAGATTTGACATCTACAAAAATATTGACAAGAACTTTGTAAACTGTAACGTGCATGTCGGATTTTTTAATCGTTGGATttagtttttgtatttttaagggTAAACTAAGATTTTACTttgtaaattattatttcaGTTGAAATTGAtcttataaattatttttttagtaaattaatcTTTTGAACTATTTAAAATCAACCAATTGACCTTTTGCCTTTAGATTCCTTCCACTATTCCGTCAAATTCAAGGGCAAATTAGTCTTTTCATCATCAAATCTTACTTGTCAACTATAACCACCAATACATTATTGACACGTggacacataataattcaaaaactTATAGTATAATAAGAAACATAAAGAAGCCACACGTTTACATAAAGGATCATTTCACATTGTCATACACATTATTATGTGTCCACATGTCATAATTTTATTGGTGGTTACAAGTAATATGTAAGAGTTGATGATAAAAAGACTAATTTGCCATTGAATTTGACAAAATAGTGGATGAAATCTAACGACAAGGGGTTAATTGGTTTATTTCAAATAGTTCAGggggttaatttaccaaaaaataatAGTTCAGAGAGTCAATTTCAACTGAAGTAATAGTTCAGGAGGTCAAACGGCAATATACCTGATAAATACAGATTGAACTGTTAACACACTTACAATATCTCATACTCCACAACATTATACAAAATTTCGTTTGTTTAGTATCAAGTGTTCCAACTAAAGCTACCTGATACTGTAGTGTTCGAGCTAAAACCAAAGTACATACTAACATTTTATTGAAAGAAATTAAGTCTAACAATAACCTAAGTACCaacagttgaatatcagagtacgCAATGAACAAACGaactaattaaatataaaactttattaaacGGAATTATCAAGAAGGCTATATGAACCAAAGATGCTACATCTTGACTCACttatttctcaaactaaattacaagcaatatttatagagaactaaacctaagaaaccctaactcgGATGGATTAGGCTCAATTCCTAAACTAACAAGGaaaacccaaatactaaaataaacataaatactaatatttttcaataCCCCCGTCAAACTTATGGCGGTACAcaacatgagtttgccaacagaCGATGTGGATGCAAGCTTGTTATGCTAATTTCCGATGCCAATTTCAATACGAAATTCCATCGGTGCAAGTGCAAGATTCCAAATTCTAGTGCTAGTgccaatgccaatgccaatgcAAGATTCCAATGTCAGTGCCAGTGCAAGATTTCCATGCCAATTGCAAGCTTCCGAACAAACCTGAACAAACAAGCAAAAAACCCAACTTTCAC includes the following:
- the LOC126600254 gene encoding serine/threonine-protein kinase AFC2-like isoform X1, with the protein product METERVTEFPFAYLDRRPRKRARLGWDVPQAPKAQVGMFCGQELGNVTSYASLMAPSETSTISLFDKEVTRNGSPPWREDDKDGHYMFSLGENLTTRYKIQSKMGEGTFGQVLECWDREKREMVAIKIVRGIKKYREAAMIEIEVLQQLGKHDKGGNRCVQLRNWFDYRNHICIVFEKLGPSLYDFLKKNNYRSFPIDLVREIGRQLLECVAFMHDLRLIHTDLKPENILLVSQDYIKVPDYNKSSSRSPKDSSYFKRVPKSSAIKVIDFGSTTYERQDQTYIVSTRHYRAPEVILGLGWTYPCDVWSIGCILVELCTGEALFQTHENLEHLAMMERVLGSLPQHMLKRADRHAEKYVRRGRLDWPEGAASRESIRAVQKLPRLQNLVMQHVDHSAGDLIHLLQGLLRYDPSDRLSAREALRHSFFTKDSLRR
- the LOC126600254 gene encoding serine/threonine-protein kinase AFC2-like isoform X2; this translates as MGEGTFGQVLECWDREKREMVAIKIVRGIKKYREAAMIEIEVLQQLGKHDKGGNRCVQLRNWFDYRNHICIVFEKLGPSLYDFLKKNNYRSFPIDLVREIGRQLLECVAFMHDLRLIHTDLKPENILLVSQDYIKVPDYNKSSSRSPKDSSYFKRVPKSSAIKVIDFGSTTYERQDQTYIVSTRHYRAPEVILGLGWTYPCDVWSIGCILVELCTGEALFQTHENLEHLAMMERVLGSLPQHMLKRADRHAEKYVRRGRLDWPEGAASRESIRAVQKLPRLQNLVMQHVDHSAGDLIHLLQGLLRYDPSDRLSAREALRHSFFTKDSLRR
- the LOC126600254 gene encoding serine/threonine-protein kinase AFC2-like isoform X3; the protein is MIKVAIVMHDLRLIHTDLKPENILLVSQDYIKVPDYNKSSSRSPKDSSYFKRVPKSSAIKVIDFGSTTYERQDQTYIVSTRHYRAPEVILGLGWTYPCDVWSIGCILVELCTGEALFQTHENLEHLAMMERVLGSLPQHMLKRADRHAEKYVRRGRLDWPEGAASRESIRAVQKLPRLQNLVMQHVDHSAGDLIHLLQGLLRYDPSDRLSAREALRHSFFTKDSLRR